Sequence from the uncultured Draconibacterium sp. genome:
CCAGAATCAGTTCTTTGCTGCAATTTTGGTTAATGGCAATTTCGCCAACTTTTGGAAGTAGTGTAAAATTAATTCGTCCCGATTCGTTCTTTTTGTCGTGCGTCATTAATTGATATAACGCTTCAAAATCTGATTCTTCAATTTCGAACTTACCGTAAATATCCAACATCCATTTGGTCAGCTCATTGCAATCGGTTTGCGGGAAACCACACCTATTTACCGACAAGAACAATTCGGCGATCATGGCATAAGCAACGGCATAACCATGCAGAATGGGCCGGTTTTGTTTCATGGCCAGACTTTCAAAAGCATGGCCCACCGTATGCCCGAAATTCAGTGCTTTACGAATGTTATTTTCAGTTAAGTCGTTGGCTACAAAATATTCTTTCACATTCACCGAGTGGCGGATAATTTCCTGCAACAGATCGTAATCTATAGTATCAAAGTCAAAATCTTTAAGCTCGGCCAGGTGTTCCGTACTGTGAATCAATCCGTGTTTGATCATTTCGGCAAACCCCGAAATAAAATTGTTGCGATCGATTGTTTTCAGAAAATCAGTGTTAATAACAACGGCAACCGGCTCTTTAAATACGCCAATTTCGTTTTTTAGACCGTTAAAATTAAACCCGGTTTTTCCACCCACCGATGCATCAACCTGCGAAAGCAAGGTTGTTGGCACGTTAAGAAAATCGATACCGCGTTTAAAAGTGCTGGCTGCAAAACCCGCCAAATCGGTAAGCATTCCTCCGCCAATATTAATCAACAGCGATTTGCGGTCGCCTTCGTTTTCCGACAAAAACTGCCAGATGGTTTCAACCGAGCCAATCTTTTTATTGCTCTCTCCGGCCGGAACCACCACTTTTTTAATGGCATTTTCGGCCAAAAAACTATTCAGTTTGGCTACCCAAAGTTTATCAACGGTTTCTTCGGTAGCCAGAAAAACCTTGCCCTTTGGATAGTTATCGATATAAGCCTGCAGTTCCTGTTCCAACTTTCGGCTGTAAATTATTTTAGAGTAAATCTTTGAATTTCCCATAAGTAGCTGCTAAATTGCGATAAAGTTACAATAAAAATGGCATTGCCTTTTTTTAAGAGTGCCCGCGGTAATAGTTTTAGATATTTAATAACGAACGATGACAATAAAAAACACGGATAAGGTTTCGAAGATCAAAAAAATATTCTTCCTGGTTTCCATACTAATTGCGTTGGGTATTCTGGCGTTGTTTTTGCTCGACCATGTTATGTATGCACTTGCCGGAGTGGGCGTTTTTTCCATATGGTATCTTTATTTTCATGTGGCCGATTTTCAATACATCGAGTTTTCCGACGATGCAGACAAAATTATTCTTCGTTATTACAAAGTGATCAGTTTTACCGGAAAAGCCTATAATTCCATTGAATTCCCCAAGTACCGCTTAAGAAAGGCGAACTTCGAGAGTTCATTTTTTGGTAAATTATCCGATTTAACTCTCGTAATAAAAACCGATCGAGGAATTGCTGAATATCCGACGGTTAGTTTAGCCGGATTAACTATCGAAGACCGCGAACGTATTCAGGAGTCACTAAATTCAATCATAAAAACCTAAACCTGAACTCCCTGCACTTATGAACGAAGACCTTAAATACAAAGTGGCACTATCGATGCTTCCCAATATTGGAGGTATTCTTGCCCGTAACCTGGTTGCCTATATTGGCAGTGTCGAAGGTGTTTTTTCGCAATCGGCTAAAGCACTAACAAAAGTTCCCGGAATTGGAGAAGCTTATGCCCGGCAGATAAAGAAAAACAATGTGTTGCCCAAGGCTGAAAAAGAGCTGGAATACATTGATAAAAACGGAATAGACATCCATTTTTATACCGATGTAACGTATCCGCGCAGATTAAAAAGCTGTGTTGACGCGCCACTTATTATTTACACCAAAGGCAATATGAATCTGGATGCCGAACGGGTAATCAGCATTGTGGGCACGCGTAATGCCACGGAATACGGCAGGTCAATCGTTGATGATCTGTGCCGCGAATTTGCCGAACGGAAGTACAAAATTCTTATCGTGAGTGGTTTGGCTTATGGCATTGATGTACAAGCCCACCGATGTGCCCTGAACTACAAGCTGCCTACCGTTGGTGTAATTGCTCATGGGCTCGATACGCTTTACCCGGCAATACACAAACAAACAGCAGAAAAAATGCAGGAATGCGGCGGAATTGTTACTGATTTTCCGAGCAATACAAAAATAGACCCGGCCAATTTTATTAAACGTAACCGCATTATTGCCGGATTGGCCGATGCAACAATTGTGGTGGAATCGGCCCAAAAAGGAGGCTCGCTGATTACTGCCGATATTGCCTCATCGTATAACCGCGATGTTTTTGCTTTCCCGGGCCGGGCGGGCGATACTTACTCGAAAGGCTGTAACCTGCTGATCAGAAACAGCGGAGCTACTTTAATTGAAGGCATCAACGACCTGGAATACTTTATGGGCTGGGAAAAAACAGATAAAGTTGACGCCATTCAGTCGAGTTTGTTTATCGATTTAAATCCTGACGAACAAAAAGTAGTTGACCTGTTAAAAGAAAAAGGTGAACTATTTATCGATCAGATTTCCGCCGAAATAAAACTGCCTGTAAGCCGTATTTCTGCTATGTTGCTCAACCTTGAATTTAAAAACCTTGTACTTGCGCTCCCCGGTAAAATGTACAAATTGAGGTAAGTCGGCTTTATTTTCTAATTTTGCACCCAAACAGAAAACGTTGTTTTCTAAATTTTATAGAATGAAGAAGACTTTTGAAGAATTAAAAGTTGCAAAATCGATATTAAAATCGCTGGATGACATTGGGTTTACTACGCCAACACCCATACAGGAAAGAGCTATTCCGAAAATTAATTCGGGAGTGAACATTGTTGGTGTGGCGCAAACCGGAACCGGAAAAACGGCGGCTTACCTGCTTCCCTTGCTTAGCCGTTTAAAAAAGCCTGAAGGAGTTGATCCGCGTGTTGTAATTCTTGTTCCTACGCGCGAACTATCCATTCAGGTGGGAGAAGATATTGCAGAATTAACAAGTTATTCGGAGTTACGTCATGCTGCGGTATTTGGAGGCATTGGCTGGACAAAACATGCTGCTTTGCTGGAGCCGGGTATTGATATTCTGGTGGCTACACCGGGCCGTATGTGGGATTTGTACCAGGCCGGTGCACTGCGCCTAAAGAAGGTAAAATACCTGGTTATCGACGAAGCTGACCGTATGCTCGACATGGGATTTATTCCTCAAATCAAACAACTTCAGGAAATCATTCCGTCGCGCAGGCAAAACCTGTTGTTTTCGGCTACCTTCTCGGAAAAGATTGAAACGCTGGCAGAAGAGTTTCTCGACCATTACGACAAACTGGAAATAGCACCATCGGCCACTCCGGTTGGGCTGGTAACACAAAAGTGTTATAAGGTTCCGAATTACAGGACAAAACTTAATCTTATCAAGCATCTTCTTCAAGACGAAGAAAATTTTACGCGGGTAGTTATTTTTGTAAAAACGAAGGAACATGCCGAGGGCGTTTACAAAGTAGTACAGCGAAAAGCGGAAGGCGAAAAACGTATTCTCCATTCGAACAAAGCACAAAACTCGCGTATTAATTCCATCCAGGCCTTTAAAAGTGGTGAGGTTCGGATATTAATCACTACCGATGTTTCGGCGCGGGGTATGGATGTGAGCCAGGTGAGCCACGTTATTAACTTTGATTTGCCGAATGATTACGACGATTATATCCACCGAATTGGACGAACTGCGCGCGCCGGAAATAAAGGCGATGCCATTACTTTAATCGATCCATCGGCAGAGTGGCACTGGAAAAAGATTGAAAGTTTGATGCGCCAGGAAATTCAGCTTCTGGATTTGCCCGAAGAGGTAGAAGTGGTTGAATCGGAGTTCAAAGAAAACCAGGATATGTTGCGCGAGATCGACCGTCAGCGCAAAATCGACGATCCTACTTTCCAGGGGGCTTTTCATCAGAAAAAAAGAAAAGGCTCGTCAAAACGTTCGTTCGAAGATAAATTTGCACGAACAAAAGAACGTCAGAAACGGAAAAAAAGAAGAAAATAAAAGCAAAATTGCCAACGGAAATCAGCGTTGGCAATTTTGTTTTTTGGGCAGTGGATATACACCTATTGAAAGTCGCAATTTTGGCCTTGCGAAATCCGGGGCATCAAGCACACTCAACTCCACCGTACAATTTACCAACTTTCAAAGTCACTGTTTATTTTTTTATTTCCCATTTCGGAGTAACAGCGATTCTTTTTCCATCATCCGTTGTATGTTCTTCCAACGAGTTTTCTTTCGCCTGGATACACATGTACACCATGTTTTCTTCCGAGGTGTTGCATAAACTTCTCACACCATCGGGTGCAACTCGTATTACACTTCCTTCCTGAACGGGAAAACAATCATCATCGACCTGGTAATAACCTGAGCCTTTAAGTATAATATAGGTTTCTTCGTCTTTGTAATGTATATGGAAATATCCCAATTCTGATTTTGGCGGTATGGTGGTAAACGATATTTCTGTTCCGGTTGATTTGGTAGGCTCTTTTAAAAACACTTTCCCTTTAATCTCGGTTTTTAGTTTTGGATGAATAAGTGAATAGTTTCCTACATCTTCTAAACTACCCACATTTACTGCCGTATAATTCTTGTTTTCTGAAATCAATTCTAATTTTTTCATTTTCCTGTGTTTTTTAGATTAGACAATCTCTTAACCTATTTGTTTTATTCCCATTGCTGTAGCCAGCGGTTTTTCTCAATTTCATATCTTCTGTCGGTGCAATTATCTCTTTCATTGAAAAATTCACTCACGGGGTTCATAAACTTGTCTAAAATTTTTACCGAACCAGAGTTTGCAATATTTACATCTGCTGTTACTTTGCTAACTTTCAATTGCTGAAAATAATATTCCAACATTCCTTTTGTTATTTCTGTTCCGTATCCTTTTCCCCAATAATTTACTCGAAAACGATATCCTAATTCCTTATCATTATTATCATTTATCAGAAACAGAGCAAGTCCAATCAATTCAGTATTTCCCGTTTCATAAATACCGCACGCACATTTTTTATATTTCAAATCATCTAATTCAAAGTTCTGAACTTTGTTGAATCTATCCGTTATTTGGCCTTCCGAAAATGCTTTTTGAGGAATTAGTTCTAAAACTTTTGGGTCGGTAAACAGTTCAGCAAAATACACTCTATCTTCTGCCTTTAAACTTTTAACTACTAATCGTTCTGTTTTAAATAATTCCATTTTTGATTTCGTCTGTGTTAACGGTTGGTGTATGAATCGTTGGACACTTAAATGCGTTTCAGGATCAAGCCGCTAAGCAGTTTTCCAAGTGTTATACATTTAAATTTCAACATGTTATGTGCAATGACCTATATTTTTTGGTGTGTATAGTTTTTATTCATTTTCTATTCCCAATGTTGGCAGTTGTTTTACTTTGTGATAAGCTAATGTTGCTTTGATGCATTCTTTCAATTCTTTCTTTGGGATCTTGTCTTTTATTTGAAACACGATTGCCCGGTTTCCCTCAAAATCAAAGTCATTCTTGAATACTTCTCTAAAAGTCTCTACAAGTCTGCTGGTACATTTGAAATACATAGCATATTGATCTGGCGTTTTTGCCTTCCAGTCCATTCTCAGGGTACTCCCGTGCTTGGTAATATAACTTGGTTCTCCCCATTTCAGTGTTTCTTCCAATGTTGTGACGTCCTCAAGTTCATTAGCAGCCTCTAATACCAGCTCTCTCAGTTCCAACATTTTCTTACGAACTCCATCTGGATAATTGGCAAAAACTACCTCAACTTCAGCGTTTGTATTTACCTTCATTTTTTCATTCCTCAAATTACACACAAAGACAGTCTGACGGTTTGGCTAAGTGCCGTACGGGAATTCGAAGCACTTCACTTTCCATACAGCACGGAGCCAATTCGTTTAATCATATTTTCATTTTTTACGTCAATCGTCAAAGACGAATTGGCAGTGTTGCAACGAAGAACTACGGTCAAATTACCTGCTGAATCCCGCATTACATATAACTTTTGTTCGCGAAACGTTATTTTATTCATTTTGTTGAACCGTATTATTTGCCATATCTCTGACATATTCATTAGTGTCATTCATTAATTTGTCCATAATTTCTTTTGGCGTTAATTTATTCCCTGCAACTCCCTGTCGAACTTCCCAATTTTTATCCGTCGAAAGTTTCTTCAAAATTTTTTGAGATTTTGTATCCCAGGCAATACTTCTTCTAACTTCCAAAATTTTAGAATCCGATAAATTTTCCTGAATCGATTCAGGAAGATTTGGGTGAACTGCAATAGTAGCAATAGCTCTTTTATTATTTCTATTGATGGCTTTTTTATAAACTTTAATTACTTGAGTAGTATCCAATGTTTTGTCTTCTGATTTTTTTATTAAGTTATTTCTTTGTCTTATGTACACTTCAGGAACTGCTATTATCAAAATAACGATTAAACCTAATGTAATTGAAATATTAACTGTCCTTGATTTATGTTTTGTGTATAAAACAAAAATGGAAGTTATTGTCAGACTTAAGGCGGAGAAAAATAGAAAAGTTTCTATTATACGAAAGGTTATCCACAAAGCGTACAAAATATTACTAACGCCCATTAATTTAAATGGTTTTATTCCTTCAATTAGTATATACAGTAGTACTGCAATTAAACCAATTGCGATGCTAAATAAAAGTCTTGTTTTTACTTTATATAGTTTCATTTTTTGGTTTTTTTAGAACAATACATATTAATTTATAATTTTCGCTGACGGTTGGTACATGTGGTCGGAGCGGTCCCGATGAAATCGGGAGTGTCAGACCCGCAGAAAAGTGAGCGAAAGGTCTGACTTGTCAGACCGCTATCCCCCCCGCCTGCCATATACTATTTGTTATAAGCCGTAATTTAATTTTCATTGTTTTTAATCAATTTGTTGACCAAATTTACTAATGCTAAATCATCTGGAGAAATCACGATTTTTTCATTGTCTTTTGTGTCAATTAGTATCCAGTTTGTATCTCGACTTGTCAAAATTGTCATTTTATTATTCCTTGTCGAAGAATAATATCCAATATTTCCTAAAACTCCTTCGACTCCAAATATTCGAATTAATCCTTTTCTGTCCTCAGAATCAAAAATTCTCAAGTTTCGAATCTCTCGAATGCTTATAGCTTTTCGGGTAAATCTACTTTTAATTATCAAGTCGCCATTTAAAATTTTATATGAAATGGGTGTCTTATAAATTCCAAAAATACAAGCAATTATATATGTCAATGACAGAAAGATAGCGAAGAAAAGAAGTCCGATATGATTGTCCGATTTTAAAAATAAAAAACTTGTCAAAAGAGCAAAAACTAAAAAGACAAAAACAGTCTTGATTTTTGTTCTCTTGTCCATAGAAGATTTACATTCAAATATTGCATTTTCCATATTATACGCGATTTCATTATGCCTTTTACCACGTGTTAGGTTTAGTTTTTTATTTGTATTTATATTTTGTTGTTCTTTTATCTCCATATTTCTCGACAATCCCATCGTCAACAGCAACTTTTAAGTCTCTACTAGCAGTTGCTTGAGATATATTTTTAAATGCTCTTAAATAATCTTGTCTTGAAAATTCTTTTGTCCCAATGATTTCTTTAAAATTTGAGATTCTGTCAATATTGGTTAGACTAATATTTTGAACTTTTAATAATTCTTCGAGTGCATCTTTTATTATTTCGAGCATGAATTCTATAAAAGCAGTTGAAGTTCCCTGTTTATCTGATTTTCCTAAAACATTGTAATATTCTTGTTGTCTGGATTTTACCAAACTTTCAATTGGAAGAAATTCGAAAACAGGAGAGTGTTCTTTTAAAATCATAGTTTGCCAAAGCCGACCCATTCTGCCGTTTCCGTCGATGAACGGGTGAATAAATTCAAATTCGTAATGGAAAACACAACTTTTTATTAGAATTAAATCGTCGTCGTTTTTGAGATAATTAAACAAATCAGTCATTAACGAATAAACCATTTCTCCGGGAGGTGCAATGTGGGCGATGTCGCTACCTTTAACAATTCCAACCGAACCGGTTCGAAGTTTTCCTGGGTTTTCAATCAATTCCTTCATTAAAATTTCCTGTGCTTTGCACAACGATTTCAATTCGTAGACTTTAAATTTATTGAGTTGATTATAAACCTTGATTGCATTTTTGACTTCCAGAATGTCTTTTTTAGGAGCAAGAATTCTTTTGTTGTCAAGCAAGTCTGTAATTTGCTCAACAGTCAAAGTATTTCCTTCAATCTCAAGTGAAGACTGAATTGTTTTAATTCGATTTCTTTTTCTTAATTCAGTTGGAGGTTTATTTAAATGAGCAGCATTTACTTCTCCGATTTTTTCTGATATAGAAGCAATTAAGTTTAAAATTTTACTCGTTATTTTGTATGGTGGCTTCATAGTTTAAAATCTTGATACTATCATATGATACTATCAAAAATAGTCATAATTGTTTATGCTGCAATCTTTTTTCAAAATTAAACCTAACGGCAGTCTGTCTAAAAACCCTTTCCCGGGGCATTAAAATTGAGCTTTATTAAGTGGCCAGGGATGCGGATTTCATAACAGATGGTTTTTATTGTTTTGTATTGTATTCGGTTTCTGTGGTTTAAAAATAGCTCTAAAAGATCAAAAATTGAACATAAAACAGAAAAAATACTTGTGATGTATTTTTCTAACTTTTTTATGCCCACAATATTGATTATTCGTCTGAGGTTGTATGCCGACATTATAAAACCAAAATCGGCTTCAGCTCTTTTCATGTACTTTTTGGTGATAATATAATTGAATCCCCACTGACGTTTAATGGTCCCGAAGGGGTGTTCCACAATGGCCTGCCGTCGTTTGTACAGTTTTTCGCTTTCCTGAACGCGTTTTTTGTTGTTTTCAATATTGCCGGCAAACTCGCTTCGCCTGACTTGCTTGCCGTTTGCAGCCGATTTTGTGCACAGCGGGCGGACCTCACAACTTTTACATTTAGGTGTTGTGTAGTTGCGGAAGCGATAGGCTGTTTCTCCGGCACCGTTTTTTGCGTGGTGCCAGTAGCCGGTGGTTCTTAGGGTGTGACCCTGCAAACAGGTGTAAGTATCGGTTTTCGGGTCGTAATCAAAATGTTCCACATCGTACCTAAGGTCCGGAGCATGCGAGGCTCCTGAAAACGGAGGAATGGCTACAATTGCCGGAATACCGAGCGAATCGGCGATGGCCAGTTCGCTTCCGGTATGGTAGCCTTTATCGTAAAGGGCAGTAAAATCGTTGTGTCGAAGTATTGTCTTTGCTCTTCTGAGCATTGTTCCCATTGCCTTTTTATCGTTTGCATTGGTTATTTTATAATCGATAGGGATGTAGTTTTTTGCATCGACCGAAGTTTGCGCCGAGTAGGCTACTTCGGTAATGTTGTTGCGCGTGATCTGGTGACGGCTGTCGGGATCGGAAGTTGAGATCTGTCGTTGCCCCGATTTTTTTAGCTCTTGTTCAATCTTTTTATAGCCATCTTTTCGCTGGTTTTGCTTTTCAATTTCGTTTTCAATTTCCTGCTTTTTATCTCCATCGCTTTCGGCCAGTGCTTTGTTGTATTCAGCCAGTTTGTTTTCGATGTACTCCAGGTGACGGTCTATTTTCTTTTGGTTGTAGTTGTTCTTTTTGCTGTTCTGGGCACGCAGTTTTGTACTGTCGCCTGCAATCAGCGTTCCGCCAATAAGGTTAAAATACGTTGCAATCTTTACGGTTTCGCGGAATACTTTTTTGATGGCCTTTGGGTTATCGCGCCTGAAGTTAGCGATAGTGTTGTGATCGGGACGCAGCGTTTTCAATAGCCACATTAATTCAATGTTTCGCTTGCACTCCTTCTCCAGTTTCCTCGACGACCTTAACTGATTAAGATAGCCATAAATGTAAAGTTTAAGCAAGTCGGCTGGGTGGTAAGCAGGACGCCCGTTTTCAATATGGTCAACCCTGAATCCGAATTCTTCCAGCTTCAGACTGTTAACAAAAACATCGATTAAGCGCACTTCGTTGTCTGCATTTATGGCCTGGTCGAGCGACACCGGGAAAAGTGATATTTGTGATCTGTTTTGCCCTTTGAGATACTTCATGCCTGAAGATACTTAATCGCTGGGTTCAAAGGTGTTAACAACCTGCGGAGTTCTTAACAAATTGTGGTTAGGTTTTTAGACAGTCTGACGGTCACTTGTATGTGGTCGGAGCGGTCCCGATGAAATCGGGAGTGTCAGATCCGCAGAAAAGTGAGCGAAAGGTCTGACTTGTCAAACCGCGAAAACCCCCGCCTGCCATATACAAATGGGTTGTATTTCTATTTTTTTTCATCATTCAAACTGATTCTGCTTCTATTTACCGTAAATAATGTCCAAACGATTTTCGCCAGGATTTAAACTAAAGTGTCCCCACAAAAAAGTGAAAGCCAATCCAGTCACAATTACTAACAGATTTAAAGTCAATAAATTTGATTTATTAATTTTATAAAAGTCAAATATTTGTTTTTGATTCATTAAAATAATAAATCCAATCGGTAAAATTCCAGTCAAGTAATAATACCAGTCAAGATTGTCGGTTGGTAGAAAAACTAAATAGATAAGAGCCAATAAAAAGGTAAATATATTCGTTGTCAAAACCCATCCCAGAGGTCTACGCAGAAAAAAGCCACAAATTGCCAGCAAGAGTATCAATGGATAAAGAAAAGTACGGGCATTGGATATTAATTTCAATTCTTGTCCTAAAGTCAACTTTTTGCCATAGAGAATCTCAAAAGTGTAAAAGTCATTATAAATGTTTAGAAATAGTTTTATTAATCCAATCAAAAGAACAATCCCAATAATCAGTCTTGCAATATTTATTTTGGAATTTAGTGTTGACATCTTATGAATTTGTTTATGTTCAGTTGCTTTTTTAATATAACCCAGAACGGTTTGGCTATGTGGAGTGCGGGACTTTGAGATGCTTCACAGTCAGACTGCCACTGAGCCAATTCGTTTATTCATATTTTAGTTTTTATAGCCAAATCGTCAAAGACGAATTGGCAGTGTTGCAACGAAGAACTGCGGTTGAATTACCCGCTGAATCCCCCATTACATATAACTTTTGTTAGCAACTGTAGTTTTGCTTTATTTTTATTTGTCGATTTAACTTTCTCAAAAACATACCCTTCTTCTCCCTTTTGTTTATACCTAATTTTGTAGTCGTCATGTCTTACAACTGAATCCCATAATATCTCTGCACAGTCTGGGCAATTAGGTGAAAACCTTACCATTATCAGTGTGCCAACAGGGATTGGTTTCCAAAATCGTTTTGTAGTAATTTTATATTTTTGGTCTTTATAATTTAAATAAAATCCTGTCGAAACGGCTTGTGTCCCATTTCCAAGCATGTGTTGTTTTGAATAATAGCAAAATACTTTTTGAGTTAAACAATCATCTTCTGCAAGTAATCTTTCGCATTTATTCTCCTTTAAGATAAACCAAAAGAATATGCTGAAGATTATGCCCCCAGGAACAATTACAACCAATAGTCTTCTCCTTGACATTTTCTCCATATTTTGTAAAACTGTTTTAAATCTGTGTTCATTTACTATTGTTGCTAACGGTTGGGACATCTGGTCGGAGCGGATTTCGGAGAGCCCCGAAGCTTCGGGGCGCAGTTGGTGTACCACCAAACCCCGCCCTGCAATATGTACTGGGTTTTGGGCTGGGTTTTAATTTCATTTCTTTAAATTTTAATCTATATATCTCATTCTCAAATTTGTCAAAGTCGAAATTTTTAAAATAGTCCATGTTTGAATTAAAGAAAATTGTGTCATTCAATTCAGTTCCTGGATTTATGTCAACATACATTTTTTTGTTTTTATATGTTTTTCCAATCAATTTCAAAAGGAATGCAGTGTCGTTAAAAACGAAATAAGAATCTGTTTTTGCTTTCTTATTTATCAGAATCGCTTTTACATTGTAAACATTGTCTTTGGGAGCCGAATTGTCAAGATAATGAACAAGGTTATTGAAGCTATTAAATTCAATTTCGTTTTCCAGTTTTAAAATCAAATTTTCTCCAAAATCTGATGTTTTTATTTTGCAACCGTTTAACCGGTAATTAAACTCAATCGGGTCGTAATCACTTTCAAATGAATGCAACACTTTTTCAATGTGCTCTAAATTTGTTGTGTTGACGAATATATATTTGTCAAATTCTGAGAATGAAATTTTGGCTGGTCTTGAAGCGTCCTCAATTTCCTTAATAAATAATTTGAGTCCAAAGATTTTGTCAATTATCCAAGCGGGCAACCAAATAGGTATGAAAACAATTTGTGCTGCTAAATTAGGATGAGATTTGAGTCCACGAAGAAAAGACTTGAACATGTAAATTGGGTCACGCAAAATCAAATAAAGGACTAGTCCAATCCCAACTATAATAATTGTCGATATGATTAAATCAAAGGTGTCCATTCATTATTTTGCTTTTTTCAACCTTTCCCATAACTAGTTTATATGTAAGTAAAAACCTTCTTATAATCGCTAAACTGTTAGTTATTGAAAGGTTTTTGTGTTTTATATACAAGCTGTTTATATGCGTATTCAATGGTACAGGAATTTTTAGTGCATTAAAGCTAAACATATTTTTTATGTTTCAGGTTGTTAGGGGGTAAAAACTAGTAACATAAGCCAAGTACACCAAACCGCAATACAAAAAAACACCACCTCCGAAATCCTGCATACATACAGATTCAAAAGTGGTGCACCTTATAAAAAAATTACCCTTCGTATAGCCCTAACAGAACTAAGACAATCCTTAAGCCGAGCTATGAATATGTTTTATTAACCTTGAGAAACCCCTGGTTTAACATTTTCTTTAGTGATTGACTACAAATTTTGAAAAGCGTTTAAAGCGTGATACAAACCATCGGTCGTTTTAAAGCCTTTTTTCTATCCGGAAAAGATATTACTTACACAAATAATGTCTTATCCACCTCATCAAAATGTGTGATTTGCTGACAGGAAAAACCATCGTACAGCGCATTGTCCGAATTTACGATAATCACCTTCCCTGCTCCGGAACGAATTGCCGCTTCAACCCCGGCATGCGAGTCTTCAAAAATCAAAGTTTCTTCTGCTTTTGTTCCAATGGCCGAAATGGCTTTTTTAAACAAATCGGGGTGCGGTTTTCCGCGCAGTGTACCATCGTTGTAGATAATATGTTCGGGCCTGAAATACTTAAGCAAGGGGAAATGCT
This genomic interval carries:
- a CDS encoding IS1182 family transposase encodes the protein MKYLKGQNRSQISLFPVSLDQAINADNEVRLIDVFVNSLKLEEFGFRVDHIENGRPAYHPADLLKLYIYGYLNQLRSSRKLEKECKRNIELMWLLKTLRPDHNTIANFRRDNPKAIKKVFRETVKIATYFNLIGGTLIAGDSTKLRAQNSKKNNYNQKKIDRHLEYIENKLAEYNKALAESDGDKKQEIENEIEKQNQRKDGYKKIEQELKKSGQRQISTSDPDSRHQITRNNITEVAYSAQTSVDAKNYIPIDYKITNANDKKAMGTMLRRAKTILRHNDFTALYDKGYHTGSELAIADSLGIPAIVAIPPFSGASHAPDLRYDVEHFDYDPKTDTYTCLQGHTLRTTGYWHHAKNGAGETAYRFRNYTTPKCKSCEVRPLCTKSAANGKQVRRSEFAGNIENNKKRVQESEKLYKRRQAIVEHPFGTIKRQWGFNYIITKKYMKRAEADFGFIMSAYNLRRIINIVGIKKLEKYITSIFSVLCSIFDLLELFLNHRNRIQYKTIKTICYEIRIPGHLIKLNFNAPGKGF